The genomic interval TGCTGCATATATTCTGCTTTTTTGCTATCAGGCTGATTATGATAATCTGCTAACAAAGCCAAAGAATAGTAAAAATTATGTTTAGCAGTACCATATTGTCCGACAGCAGCTTGGATATATTGCAGCCCAATTACCGCATTTTCTACAGCATTGTGTGGCTGTTTAAATAAATAAAATAGTAAGGTTTTAATTAAAAATATATTAAATAAAGAAGTTTCTGTCTTTTTATCGAGACAATAGGCTAAATTTTCAGCGTGATTAAATAAACTACCATCTAATTGTTCTCTACTAGCATTCATATCCATTAAGTTTAATGCAAATTGTTGCCAGCCTCGCAACATAACTATTGCGCCATACTGCTCAAACTGACACATCCATAAATAATATTTTTCTAACTGGTTAAATACATTTGGTAGTTCTTCACCGACATAAATTAAATGTGAGTAATTATTAGAAGCAGAATAAAGTGCATATTCTATATCTCCTACTTCCATACCCAGTTGTAAACATTCTGCTAGGGGAGTAATTGTTTCTTGTAGATGAGATTTCCAGAATTTTACATTGCTATTGTACATCAATAAAACTCGACATTTAATTTCTCTCGAATCGACGTGATCGAGTAAATTTAATGCAGCTTCACCATAGCGATAACCTGCTTCAATTTCTAAATATAATGCACTGATTAACAAGCCATATAAAACATACCCATAAGCCGCAAACATCGAATTTCCATAGTTGACAGCAAGAGTAATAATTGTAAATATAATTGCTGGTAATAATCCGGGATTTGTGAAATAAGCCGCAGAAATCATATTAGTTAAAATTCGCATAGCGGCAAGTTTATCGGGAGCAGTCATCAATGGTAAATTAATTAAGTTAGTAACATCTAAATTTTGTGGTGGTGCTGACTCTAAACTAATTCCTAACAAATCTAATAACTGTAAGCCTGTATCTATAGCTAATTGCATCTGGACTTTGGAGGTATACATCTGCATGAGAATTTCATACACTTTTACTTGGTCGAGTAAATTAGCTGCTTGCTGACGAACTATATTGGCATAAATTTCTACTTGGTCAAAATTGATATTTAAATATTCGATTTCTACTGCTTCTGTATACAAATTCAGTGTTAATTGATACTGCGCTTGCCAACTATCCAAAGATAGTAATTCTAAGCCAACAGCTAAATATTTCTTAGCCGCTTCGTAAGCTGTGGCTGATTTTGCTTTGTGAACAGCAAGTAAATTTAGTTGCGCTAGTTCATCTTTTTCAGCTTGGGTGTGAATTAAAGCAATACCGACATTTAATTGGTTAACTATCTCAAAGATATTTTCTTCTAATTTTTCGGGTTCAGTGTTTTTGAGGAGTAGTTTACCAATGGTTACGTGTGTTGTCTTTTTATTAGCTTCTGGAATTAAATAATAAGCTGCTTGCTGTACTCTGTCGTGGAGAAACTTATAGGTAACATTGATATTATCTTGATTAATAATGGCTGGTGTCTGGTCAGTTGTTAATTCATCATTAGTAAATAATTTATAAATTTCATTTGTCGGCAAAATCAAGCCTTCTTTTAGTGCTTTCCACAAATCAGCAGAGGTTTCAACTAAGGATTTGTCCGAAACTATAGATAAGGTAGCTAAATCAAATTTATTGCCAATACAAGCTGCAATTTTCATGATTTCTTGCGTAGCTTGAGGCAGTTTACACAACTGTTTGGCTACAAACTCAACCACATCATCCTGCAAGTATAAAGCTTTGGCTTCGGTAATATCATATTGCCAGTTAGCAGTATGAAAGTTAAATGTGATTACTCCATCTTCATGTAATGATTTGAGTAATTGAGTTGTGAAAAATGGATTACCTTTAGTTTTGGCTAATACTAATTGAGTTAATTGTATAGCTTGTGTTTCGTGGCAATTGAGGGCATCAGCAATTAAGCAGTTAAGTTGCGTTTCGTCTAGAGGGTTGAGATGAATTTGATGAACAATGGCTTTGGCTTGATAAATATCATCTAAAGCCATCATAAATGGATGTCCAGGATAGACTTCGTTATCTCGATATGCTGCAATGACTAATAAATATTTTGTCTCTGTACCGCTTAATAGTAGTTGAATTAATTTTAACGATGCTGCATCTGCCCATTGTAAATCATCTAAAAAAATTACTAAGGGATGTTCTTGTGTGGCTAAAACTTGAATGAAGTTACTAAATAATAAATTAAAGCGATTTTGGGAAGCATTACCACTTAATTGAGTGACTTCTGGTTGTTGATCGATAATTTTTTCTAATTCGGGAATGACATCAATAATTACTTGTCCTTGAGTTCCCAAGGCTAATAATATTTTGCTTTTCCATGTTTGTAATTGAGCTTTAGTTTCTGTGAGTAATTGCCGCATTAAACTGCGAAAAGCTTGAACTAATGCTGAAAAAGGAATATCTCGCTGGAATTGGTCAAATTTACCAGCGATAAAATAACCCTGTTGGCGGACAATGGGTTTATGAACTTCATTGACGACGGCAGTTTTACCAATACCAGAAAAACCTGCAACTAACATTAATTCAATGTTGCCAAGGCTAACTCTCTCAAAGGCATCTAATAAGGTTTTAACTTCTATTTCTCTACCATAAAGTTTTTCGGGAATTAAAAAGCGATCGCTCCTATCTCGCTGTCCTAATTTAAATGGTATAATTTCACCTTGATGGCATAAATAATCTTGACAAACTTCTAAATCATGGCGAATACCTCTGGCAGTTTGATAACGTTCCTCTGCCGTCTTTGCCATTAATTTCATAATCATCTCAGCTAGTATTGATGGCAATGCAGAATTGATAGTTTTTGGGTTAATTGCTTCTTTAGCCAGATGACAATGTATGAGTTCTAAAGGATTTTGGCTATTAAAAGGTAACTTACCTGTGAGTAATTGGTAAAAAGTCACACCCAAAGAATAAAAATCAGTGCGATAATCAATTCCGCGATTCATTCTCCCTGTTTGTTCGGGAGAGATATAAGCTAATGTGCCTTCTAAAATATTCGGACTTTTAATTTCGGAGTTTTCTTTGGGTAATAAAGAAGAAATACTAAAGTCTATGATTTTAACTTCTTTAGTTGTGGGGTTAATTAAAATATTATTGGGATTAATATCTTTATGAATAATCCGATTTTGATATAAAAATTCTAGTGCCTGGGTGACTGCGATCGCAACTTTAAAAAAATCATCTAAACTTAAAATTTGACCTTGAGTATATTGGCTTAGAGAAATTCCCCCAAAGTCTTCTAAAATCAGTGCATAACTATTGCCATAAGTTTCTAAGCTATAGCATTTAACAATATTTGGATGTTCGAGATGGCGGGTAATAGAATACTGATTTCTAAATAAAATTAAATCTTGAAATTGGGGATATTCCGTATTTAACAGTTTGATAGCAACTGGGGTGTGGGTTTCTTTCTGTTCAGCACGGTAAACCCTCGTTTTAGGACTGTCATGAATTTTTTCAAAAATCTCATACCCAGGAATAAAAGTACTTACCATAAAGATAACCACAGGAGATACATTATAAGTAGTATTCCCGTGGGTATCTGTAATCTCACATCCGTGAGTAACTACAGCTATATAAATTTCTTAAAAACTAGCCAAAAGTTGTGCTGTTCCAACCCCACATCGCACCTTTAGCATCTGCAAACTCTATGTAAATGCGATTTTGGGGGACATCTAAAGCTTGATTAATTTGCTGGCAAAAATCCTGACTCATCGCTTGGGTTTGGTCTGGCTTCATAGAACCAATACTTTTAATCTCAATGTAACAAACCGGGTCTGTAGTCCCCGCAAAAGTCATGGGGACATCTGCTTCAAAAGCCGTCATGACATAAGATTCTGGTTTACCTAAATGCTTGGCTAATTTCCCTGATAAACTCTTGAGCATTGTCTCAACTTCAGCTTTTGCAGGCGCAGATACAGAAGTTTGTACTTTGATTAATGGCATAGCACTGAACTAGAGATTTACATTGTTCAGTTTATCGTAGACAGGTAGGGTAGGAGGCAGAAGGCAGTTCAGTTAAGAGAATAGTAGGTTGGGTGTAGCGATAGCGTAACCCAACAAAGTATGCGTGAATGTTGGGTTCCTTTCCTCCACCCAATTTTTATGAACAAACCACAGAGGCGCAGAGAGAAGTTGCGTGTGCAAGTTCCCCGCGTTGAGCAAACTTCGGGAGAACGCAGAGAGAAGAGAGAATACTTGATAATGTTGGGTTCTGTTACTTTGCCAAAGCTTGTTGAAAAGTTTTGATGGCATCAACGTGGTTCACCATATTAATGCAGCGTAGCAACAAATCCAAATCGATGCCTTTGACTTCTTCACTACTGGATATTCTTTCATAGTCTAGTGTGTCCCCGTTTTGCCGCAGGTGATACACTTCCAAAGCTCCATCTTCCCAAAACCACACTTCAGGAATTAACAGCCGCTTGTATGCTTCCAATTTGTTGATACCGCCACTGCTAAACACTACTTCAATTACTAAATCAGGGCGTACTCGACCAGGAGAAAGTTTATAAGATTTATCTGCTTCTCGCTTTACTCCACCCGCTTCATTTTCTAAAGTCATTGAACCAGTGGGAGTAAAGTCAAATCCTGCCATGAGCAGGTATATTTCTAACAATGCGCCGAGTCTTTCTTTAACAGTTTCGTGTGGTTCTCCTGGCATTCTGCGAATCTCCAAAACTCCATCTAAAAAAGACAGTCGATATCCTGGACGGTCTAATAACTGCTCAACTGCTTTAAATTCTCTCCAGGTGACTCCCTCAAACAACAGAGGTGATTCTTTTGCTGGTTTGGCGATGGCTGCTACGGTCATAACAAAGTCTCCAGTCTGTTTCCAGATGAGAAATAATTCCGGCTTGAGAAGGCAGGTTTTAATTTTAACTATGCTTTAAGTCTGCAATGACTTCAGCCATTTATTCACCAGTGTATTGGCAGTTTTCATGACTGTATTGAAGTTTTGTTTTAGCTGATGCTGGCGATACCATTTCTGAAAAGCGATTTCATAGGCTTCTCCTCTGGCATAAAAGTTATTCCAAAAATCCAGCCCAACTGTTAAACCCCAGAATAGCAAAATGCCCAGTGACCAATGAATATTCGGCAAAATAATCAAATAATTAGCTAATATTAAAAAACTATTGACAATTGCAAAATTTCCTAAACGTTTTTTAAATTTTGCAAGACGGTAAGCATCGAAAGCTTGGCGCTGTTGAATTTCATTTTGTTGCGATCGCCAGTCTTGTTCTGCCAATTGTAAAGACTCTGGTGATATGTCTAACTCACCCGCAATTTCTACGAGTAATTCGTAAGAAAACTCTTTTTCTTGGTTATCAGCTTGACGCGCGATCGCTAACTGAAGAATACGATGTACATCTTCTTGACTATAAGAATGATGGCTATTACTTTCAAATCCTGCCATAGTCTTGACTATTAATATATTTTTTAACGTGGGGTTACTATTTCTAGACTAGCAAATCTAGATTATGCTTTCTGGTAGCTTAAAAGCATAAATATCTTGGATGACTTGCACCCAACCGTCAGAGACAGATTCCAAGATGCGATCGCCTTTTTCTTTGCTGGCGGTTGTTGGATCACCAATCACGCCACTTTTACTGATATCTTTTGTTGTCCAAGATACTGGTAACTGTCCTTCCCAACTAATTAAAGTACTGTTTGGCTGTTCTGGTGGGTATTCAGCCACAGCTTTTTCGAGTTTTACCTGTTCTGGTAATATTGCCAACATAATGCTAGTTTCTGCATCTCCGGCGTGCATACCCAATTTGGCTTCTTTGGGTGTGAGCAATTCTTTGGTAATATTGGGCGCACGCCAAGTAAACAACGGAAATATTAAAAAGTCATCATACTTAACGTGTAAATCTCGCGCCGCCATTTGCATAATTTGGGGTTGTCCACCGTGGGAGTTCATCAACACCAACTTTCTAAACCCAGCCCGGTAAAGACTTTCCCCTACTTCCATAATTGTGGCTGTCAGGGTTTCGGAACTGAGGGTA from Aulosira sp. FACHB-615 carries:
- a CDS encoding phenylpyruvate tautomerase MIF-related protein → MPLIKVQTSVSAPAKAEVETMLKSLSGKLAKHLGKPESYVMTAFEADVPMTFAGTTDPVCYIEIKSIGSMKPDQTQAMSQDFCQQINQALDVPQNRIYIEFADAKGAMWGWNSTTFG
- a CDS encoding Uma2 family endonuclease, whose product is MTVAAIAKPAKESPLLFEGVTWREFKAVEQLLDRPGYRLSFLDGVLEIRRMPGEPHETVKERLGALLEIYLLMAGFDFTPTGSMTLENEAGGVKREADKSYKLSPGRVRPDLVIEVVFSSGGINKLEAYKRLLIPEVWFWEDGALEVYHLRQNGDTLDYERISSSEEVKGIDLDLLLRCINMVNHVDAIKTFQQALAK
- a CDS encoding ATP-binding sensor histidine kinase — translated: MVSTFIPGYEIFEKIHDSPKTRVYRAEQKETHTPVAIKLLNTEYPQFQDLILFRNQYSITRHLEHPNIVKCYSLETYGNSYALILEDFGGISLSQYTQGQILSLDDFFKVAIAVTQALEFLYQNRIIHKDINPNNILINPTTKEVKIIDFSISSLLPKENSEIKSPNILEGTLAYISPEQTGRMNRGIDYRTDFYSLGVTFYQLLTGKLPFNSQNPLELIHCHLAKEAINPKTINSALPSILAEMIMKLMAKTAEERYQTARGIRHDLEVCQDYLCHQGEIIPFKLGQRDRSDRFLIPEKLYGREIEVKTLLDAFERVSLGNIELMLVAGFSGIGKTAVVNEVHKPIVRQQGYFIAGKFDQFQRDIPFSALVQAFRSLMRQLLTETKAQLQTWKSKILLALGTQGQVIIDVIPELEKIIDQQPEVTQLSGNASQNRFNLLFSNFIQVLATQEHPLVIFLDDLQWADAASLKLIQLLLSGTETKYLLVIAAYRDNEVYPGHPFMMALDDIYQAKAIVHQIHLNPLDETQLNCLIADALNCHETQAIQLTQLVLAKTKGNPFFTTQLLKSLHEDGVITFNFHTANWQYDITEAKALYLQDDVVEFVAKQLCKLPQATQEIMKIAACIGNKFDLATLSIVSDKSLVETSADLWKALKEGLILPTNEIYKLFTNDELTTDQTPAIINQDNINVTYKFLHDRVQQAAYYLIPEANKKTTHVTIGKLLLKNTEPEKLEENIFEIVNQLNVGIALIHTQAEKDELAQLNLLAVHKAKSATAYEAAKKYLAVGLELLSLDSWQAQYQLTLNLYTEAVEIEYLNINFDQVEIYANIVRQQAANLLDQVKVYEILMQMYTSKVQMQLAIDTGLQLLDLLGISLESAPPQNLDVTNLINLPLMTAPDKLAAMRILTNMISAAYFTNPGLLPAIIFTIITLAVNYGNSMFAAYGYVLYGLLISALYLEIEAGYRYGEAALNLLDHVDSREIKCRVLLMYNSNVKFWKSHLQETITPLAECLQLGMEVGDIEYALYSASNNYSHLIYVGEELPNVFNQLEKYYLWMCQFEQYGAIVMLRGWQQFALNLMDMNASREQLDGSLFNHAENLAYCLDKKTETSLFNIFLIKTLLFYLFKQPHNAVENAVIGLQYIQAAVGQYGTAKHNFYYSLALLADYHNQPDSKKAEYMQQVLANQQKMKVWAENAPMNFQHKYDLIEAETARVLGNNWQAVELYESAVQGAKVNGYIQEEAIANELAAEFYLACGKEKIAQPYLIDAYYCYTRWGAKVKVADLEKRHHQLLAKVINNQIKNTQINSFTSPITVDANTTNVSDVLDLETVTQASLAIASEIHLDKLLQKLMQVIIENVGADKSALMLQEDDELRIVVQCHNHLSCEIQSTLATESKNIPLSLINYVSHTRENVLINDASADRHFAADPYILHNKPKSILCTPILNQGQLIGIIYLENTLTVGVFTPDRLQILKLLVSQAAISLEIAQLYAKLEEKVAARTQDLNEKNLRLEQTLYELKCTQSQLIQTEKMSGLGQMVAGVAHEINNPVNFIYANIEPASDYVDSLLELIAAYQQEYPNVTPNLEQIIAEIDLEFLIEDLQKILSSMKVGADRIRKIVLGLRNFSRLDEADMKPVDIHEGIDNSLMLLQPRFKGKTENNVIQVIKNYGQLPLVNCYASQMNQVFMNILSNAIDALHEMIKERSQLPTAPQITITTQAINHHWVRISIQDNGIGINEAVKPRIFDPFFTTKPVGGGTGIGLTTSYQIVVEQHKGKIECISESGKGAEFILEIPVG
- a CDS encoding creatininase family protein translates to MHSFIPPERFFPYLTWTDIQDMPNKENVVIIQPVGAIEQHGPHLPLIVDAAIGVGVLGKALTKLDANLPAYALPTLYYGKSNEHWHFPGTITLSSETLTATIMEVGESLYRAGFRKLVLMNSHGGQPQIMQMAARDLHVKYDDFLIFPLFTWRAPNITKELLTPKEAKLGMHAGDAETSIMLAILPEQVKLEKAVAEYPPEQPNSTLISWEGQLPVSWTTKDISKSGVIGDPTTASKEKGDRILESVSDGWVQVIQDIYAFKLPESII
- a CDS encoding 2TM domain-containing protein, whose translation is MAGFESNSHHSYSQEDVHRILQLAIARQADNQEKEFSYELLVEIAGELDISPESLQLAEQDWRSQQNEIQQRQAFDAYRLAKFKKRLGNFAIVNSFLILANYLIILPNIHWSLGILLFWGLTVGLDFWNNFYARGEAYEIAFQKWYRQHQLKQNFNTVMKTANTLVNKWLKSLQT